The Streptobacillus ratti genome contains the following window.
TGGAACTGGAGATATAGTTCAAGCAGTAAGACATATGAGAGCTATGCAAAATGAAATTAGAAGAATATCATCATTAGATGAAAGAGAATTATATAATGTTGCAAAAGAATTGCAAGTTCCATATGACTTATTAAAATATGTATATGATAATAAGAAATTACCAGTAGTTAATTTTGCTGCAGGTGGAGTTGCTACTCCAGCAGATGCTGCATTAATGATGCAACTTGGAGCTGAGGGAGTATTTGTTGGTTCTGGAATATTTAAATCAGGAGATCCAGAGGCAAGAGCAAGAGCTATAGTTAAAGCAGTAACTAACTATAATGACCCTAAAGTACTTGCAGAAGTTTCTTCTAATTTAGGAGAAGCAATGGTAGGTATAAATGAGTCTGAAATTAAAATATTAATGGCAGAAAGAGGTAAATAGTAATGTTAATTGGAATTTTAGCATTGCAAGGAGCTTTTATTGAACATAAGGAAGTTTTAGATAAACTTGGTATAGATAGTTTTGAAATAAGACAAAAAAAAGATGTGTTAAGAAATTTTGATGCTTTAATTTTACCGGGTGGAGAAAGCCCTGTAATGGGAAAATTATTAAGAGAACTTGATATATATGAAGAATTGAAAAATAAGATAGAAAATGGTATGCCAGTATTTGGAACTTGTGCTGGAATGATATTGTTGGCTAAAGATATAGCTAATGATGATAAAAGACATTTTGCACTTATGAATATTACAGTTAAAAGAAATGCTTATGGGAGACAATTAGGTTCATTTAAATCATATGAAAAATTTGGAAATATTAATAATTTTCCTATGGTCTTTATTAGAGCACCTTATGCAGTAAATGTAGGAAATGATACCGAGATATTAGCAGTAGTAGATGAAAAAATAGTTGCAGTAAGAGAAAAAAATATGTTGGTTACAGCATTTCACCCAGAATTGACAGAAGATACTAGAATACATGAATATTTTATAGAAATGGTAAAAGAAAATGGTAGAGTTTAAATTATTAGATCCAATAAAAGATGAAGATATACTTTATTCTATTGTAAAGTTAGAAGACATAGTATTTGAGGGGGCATCTATTGGTAACTATAACATTAAACCTATGGCTAAATATGGTAGAGTATATGCTTTGTTAAAAGGTAAAGAAATAATTTCTGTAATAGAGGTTATGTCATCATTTGATAGAGAAATAGCATATATTTATGGGTTGTTTACTAATACTAAATATCAAAATCAAGGTATGGGACATAAAATATTGTCTTTAGTACTAGAAGAATTGAAAAAAATAGGAATAAAAAAAGTACAATTAACTACAGGTATTGATAATATACGAGCAAATAAATTATACTTAGATTTTAATTTCTATATTAAAGAATTACTTGAAGATGAGTATAAGGACGGAGAAAAAAGATATCTTTATGAAACATTATTATACTAATAACACGGATTTAAAAACAAATAGAAAAGAAATAGAAATAGAATTTTTAGGAAAAAAGTATACTTTCATTACAGATGTAGGTGTATTTTCTAAAAATAGGTTAGATTTTGGAACAGATGTAATGTTAAAAGAATTTATTAATAATAATAAAAAAGAAAAATTTAAATTACTTGATATAGGTTGTGGCTATGGAACAGTAACTTTGTTATTATCTAAATTCTACAAACATAGTGAGTTTACATTAACTGATGTGAATGATAGAGCTTTGGAATTAGCTGATATAAATTGTAAGAATAATAAGGTTAATAATTATGAAGTATACAAGTCTAATTCTTTTGAAAATATTCATGAAAATTTTGATATAATAATATCAAATCCACCTATAAGGGCTGGTAAAAATATATTATTTGATATATACGAAAATTCATATAACCATTTGAATGTAGACGGTGATTTTTATTGTGTAATTCAAACAAAACATGGAGCTAAAAGTACAGAAAAGAAATTACTAGAAGTATTTGGAAATTGTAAAACTTTAGGGATACATTCAGGTTATAGGGTATATTTTTGTAAGAAAGTGAAATTATGAAAATATTAATACCAACATCAAAACAAATGAGAGAAAGAGAAGAAGTTTTAAAAAAGGGTATAGGAGAAAATACTGAAAAAGTATTAGAAGAAATACTTAAAATTGATGACTTATCTAAATTTTTTAAAATTAAAAAAGAACAGGCTGAAATTGAAAGAAAAAGATTTATTGATATTAAAAATAGGGTGGCAAAAGAATACACGGCTATAAATTTATTTGATGGTTTGATGTATAGAAATAT
Protein-coding sequences here:
- the pdxT gene encoding pyridoxal 5'-phosphate synthase glutaminase subunit PdxT; the encoded protein is MLIGILALQGAFIEHKEVLDKLGIDSFEIRQKKDVLRNFDALILPGGESPVMGKLLRELDIYEELKNKIENGMPVFGTCAGMILLAKDIANDDKRHFALMNITVKRNAYGRQLGSFKSYEKFGNINNFPMVFIRAPYAVNVGNDTEILAVVDEKIVAVREKNMLVTAFHPELTEDTRIHEYFIEMVKENGRV
- a CDS encoding GNAT family N-acetyltransferase, which codes for MVEFKLLDPIKDEDILYSIVKLEDIVFEGASIGNYNIKPMAKYGRVYALLKGKEIISVIEVMSSFDREIAYIYGLFTNTKYQNQGMGHKILSLVLEELKKIGIKKVQLTTGIDNIRANKLYLDFNFYIKELLEDEYKDGEKRYLYETLLY
- a CDS encoding class I SAM-dependent methyltransferase encodes the protein MKHYYTNNTDLKTNRKEIEIEFLGKKYTFITDVGVFSKNRLDFGTDVMLKEFINNNKKEKFKLLDIGCGYGTVTLLLSKFYKHSEFTLTDVNDRALELADINCKNNKVNNYEVYKSNSFENIHENFDIIISNPPIRAGKNILFDIYENSYNHLNVDGDFYCVIQTKHGAKSTEKKLLEVFGNCKTLGIHSGYRVYFCKKVKL